The following coding sequences are from one Ruminococcus flavefaciens AE3010 window:
- a CDS encoding ABC transporter permease, with protein MFFKMLKSDLKRKRGLNVILFIFISVASILVFAGSVQIFSNFTRERSAKELCRTSDTQFWIMEDDFRDDAIRSKLQDILDSEENITGWSTSPMTRISETAIEYPNCDLNENRYMYMMKIQALITMPLEHDLVYDLNDEPFYVPNGCIAIPIEVQSTVGVRVGDKVKYTACTGEVYELEVCCIFKDNMDNGIVRYIVSDADYKVLSDSSNRSYISYNLQTNDDSDNWLSNFKDKLFDQDIPILSVTYSRGLNDDIVLMEIISVLVVLISVFLILIIFMTIRFTIIADLKAEEKEIGMMKALGVDSFSFRWLFAAKYIAFAILGGIVGIIAGLPAAGAFVNMFGPDCILPERWEMILIGVLSVLVIIIVMIAFSLFVMGRIKKISVIDAIHGENRGERFSKRFPMFLHRRKKMSVPFFVALTDILMRFKRYIFLLISYSLGAVIILLGFNTRNSVINTRYTQYWLYHGYDFSLTLSDEMEDEINDECKKTGMIYTEVINQRLSEAGIPAHIDTMYAGEGYMKNDDKNKYFDIFWKKGEPEKVTYRKGGSAPRLANEAAMSAYTAAKLGIDVGDVIKLTINEKNEDKTGYVENEREIVITALVDFMEDGDPIIIMGDEYDNGYTWWSTFTGFVIDAPESEKPAVIAQMKELFGGDNVRTGLQAMRKQVARFDTLFKLFEFVIGGAVVLVLMLITYLYMSIFVAEEVPETALLKSLGFRNISIKAWYLLRMIILLAVSIALGELYLWTGGSLLFGSFMTQYEVTGMKLYFEFPVSFIVIPLIITAAVLFTAIINLRSIKNIGIWKISEE; from the coding sequence ATGTTTTTTAAAATGCTAAAAAGTGACCTAAAACGCAAAAGAGGTCTGAATGTGATTCTTTTCATATTCATCTCTGTAGCTTCAATACTTGTTTTTGCAGGCTCGGTGCAGATATTCTCCAACTTCACCCGTGAAAGATCTGCCAAGGAGCTTTGCAGGACCTCCGATACCCAGTTCTGGATAATGGAAGATGATTTCCGCGACGATGCCATAAGGAGCAAGCTTCAGGATATCCTTGACTCAGAGGAAAACATCACAGGCTGGAGCACATCGCCAATGACAAGGATATCGGAAACTGCAATAGAGTATCCGAACTGCGATCTGAACGAAAACCGCTATATGTACATGATGAAAATACAGGCTCTGATAACCATGCCCCTTGAGCACGACCTTGTCTATGACCTGAACGATGAACCTTTTTATGTGCCAAACGGGTGTATTGCAATACCTATCGAGGTACAGTCCACCGTGGGCGTCAGGGTCGGCGACAAGGTAAAATACACAGCATGTACAGGCGAGGTCTATGAGCTTGAGGTCTGCTGTATATTCAAGGACAACATGGACAACGGCATTGTAAGATACATCGTTTCCGATGCAGATTACAAAGTGCTTTCGGACAGCAGTAACCGTTCATATATTTCCTACAATCTGCAGACCAATGATGACTCGGACAACTGGCTGTCCAATTTCAAGGATAAACTGTTCGATCAGGATATCCCCATACTCAGTGTCACATATTCAAGAGGTCTCAACGACGATATCGTTCTCATGGAGATAATATCGGTACTGGTAGTCCTGATAAGCGTGTTCCTCATACTGATAATCTTTATGACTATCCGCTTCACAATAATCGCCGACCTTAAAGCTGAGGAAAAGGAAATCGGCATGATGAAGGCGCTGGGCGTGGATTCATTCAGCTTCCGGTGGCTCTTTGCCGCAAAATATATCGCATTCGCTATCCTCGGCGGCATTGTGGGCATTATAGCAGGACTGCCCGCAGCAGGCGCTTTCGTCAATATGTTCGGACCCGACTGCATTCTCCCCGAGCGCTGGGAGATGATACTCATAGGAGTACTTTCAGTCCTCGTTATAATCATAGTTATGATAGCTTTCTCACTGTTTGTAATGGGCAGGATAAAAAAGATCTCCGTTATCGACGCTATCCACGGCGAGAACCGCGGCGAGCGATTCAGCAAGCGCTTCCCCATGTTCCTGCACAGGAGAAAGAAAATGTCTGTGCCGTTTTTCGTAGCACTTACGGATATACTCATGCGCTTCAAGCGCTATATCTTCCTGCTGATATCATACTCTCTGGGAGCAGTTATAATACTTCTGGGATTCAATACCAGAAACAGCGTCATCAATACGAGGTATACACAGTACTGGCTGTATCACGGCTATGACTTCTCTCTGACCCTTTCCGACGAAATGGAAGACGAGATCAACGATGAATGCAAGAAAACAGGCATGATATATACAGAGGTGATAAACCAAAGACTGTCTGAGGCAGGCATCCCTGCACATATCGACACGATGTATGCAGGTGAGGGATACATGAAAAACGACGACAAGAATAAGTACTTTGATATATTCTGGAAAAAGGGCGAGCCCGAAAAAGTCACCTACCGCAAGGGCGGCTCCGCGCCGAGGCTTGCAAACGAAGCCGCAATGAGCGCATACACTGCCGCTAAGCTGGGTATAGACGTGGGCGACGTCATTAAGCTCACCATAAACGAAAAAAATGAGGACAAAACAGGCTACGTCGAGAACGAAAGAGAGATAGTAATAACAGCTCTTGTAGACTTCATGGAGGACGGGGATCCCATAATCATCATGGGCGACGAATACGATAACGGCTATACATGGTGGAGCACCTTTACAGGCTTTGTTATCGACGCCCCCGAAAGTGAAAAGCCTGCTGTCATAGCTCAGATGAAAGAGCTCTTCGGCGGGGACAATGTCAGGACAGGACTACAGGCTATGAGAAAACAGGTAGCTCGGTTCGATACGCTGTTCAAGCTGTTTGAATTCGTCATCGGCGGAGCTGTAGTCCTTGTGCTGATGCTCATAACCTACCTGTACATGAGCATTTTCGTGGCCGAGGAAGTCCCCGAGACGGCTCTGCTGAAAAGCCTCGGATTTCGCAATATCTCAATTAAGGCATGGTATCTGCTGAGAATGATAATACTTCTCGCCGTCTCAATAGCTCTCGGAGAGCTTTATCTGTGGACGGGGGGCTCCTTATTATTCGGCAGCTTCATGACGCAGTACGAGGTAACGGGAATGAAGCTGTATTTCGAGTTTCCCGTAA
- a CDS encoding GNAT family N-acetyltransferase, translated as MKLNFTKLTPSHEDFRKVKQLYMRAFPDEERAPFLMLVLKAKKKGVDFWTVRCDGQWAGILYIVSRRDLSYIFYLAVSEECRGQGIGSAILRSARKLYKGRRLFLAIEELDRDAENYAERMKRRGFYLRNGFTELHRKLREGKVTYEILGTGGDVEAKEYEELMKNYAGSILSKLFTMEFVDQ; from the coding sequence ATGAAACTGAATTTTACCAAGCTTACACCAAGCCACGAAGATTTTCGCAAAGTCAAACAGCTCTATATGCGTGCTTTTCCCGATGAAGAACGTGCTCCGTTCCTCATGCTGGTGCTGAAAGCAAAGAAAAAGGGCGTGGACTTCTGGACAGTCCGATGCGACGGTCAGTGGGCAGGAATACTCTATATCGTCAGCCGCCGTGACCTGTCCTATATATTCTACCTTGCCGTATCCGAGGAGTGCCGCGGACAGGGCATCGGCAGCGCTATACTCAGGTCAGCCCGAAAGCTCTACAAGGGACGCAGGCTCTTCCTCGCCATTGAGGAGCTTGACAGGGACGCCGAAAACTACGCCGAGCGCATGAAGCGTCGGGGATTTTACCTCCGCAACGGCTTTACGGAGCTCCACAGGAAGCTCCGCGAGGGAAAAGTCACCTATGAGATACTTGGCACAGGCGGCGACGTAGAGGCAAAAGAATATGAGGAGCTTATGAAGAACTATGCGGGCAGCATACTCTCAAAGCTTTTTACCATGGAATTCGTAGACCAATAA